A single genomic interval of Zingiber officinale cultivar Zhangliang chromosome 4A, Zo_v1.1, whole genome shotgun sequence harbors:
- the LOC121972363 gene encoding uncharacterized protein LOC121972363, producing the protein MSYYGILLDVHPNALLELHTQLLLSSKETDIIPTPKVINDQDSNPDATIVEVAFGDRLGALLDTVRVLCEKAKEVLMEESNVQANCSICSKLTKILDKIQLLTRLFCALLFYL; encoded by the exons ATGTCGTATTATGGGATATTGTTAGATGTCCATCCCAACGCACTCCTAGAGCTACATACCCAACTGCTGTTGAG TTCCAAAGAGACTGACATAATTCCAACACCTAAAGTGATAAATGATCAAGACTCAAACCCAGATGCAACCATCGTCGAGGTAGCCTTTGGCGATCGCCTTGGAGCACTACTTGACACT gTTAGGGTGCTTTGCGAAAAAGCTAAGGAGGTTTTAATGGAAGAAAGCAATGTTCAG gCCAACTGTTCAATCTGTTCAAAGCTCACAAAAATCCTAGACAAAATCCAATTGCTCACAAGATtattttgtgctcttttgttttatttgtga